The following are from one region of the Methanoculleus caldifontis genome:
- the gatB gene encoding Asp-tRNA(Asn)/Glu-tRNA(Gln) amidotransferase subunit GatB codes for MKTIVGLEIHVQLATATKLFCGCSTDYRDDEPNTHCCPVCLGLPGALPRMNRKAVEYGLRVAKALDMKVPEESEFARKNYFYPDLPKAYQITQYDKPLAVEGTVEIEDDEGHEKIVRITRVHLEEDPGRLVHVAGAAKYSLVDYNRSGIPLLEIVTEPDMRSPQEARRFLNKLRTILEYLGVFDGDREGSLRVDANISLEGSQRVEVKNISSYKGVEKALTFEVTRQKNLLRRGQKVTRETRHFMEGRGITTSARGKEEEHDYRYFPEPDLRPLRVAGWVAEIDLPELPVARKNRFTAQYGISLNHARTLTGDLKLADFYEEVAHVDPALAATWVADTLLGELNYRDMSIAAVPADRFMELLALLRADTITDKAGVQVLREMLDACAAGSPCEKPADIVKREGLGKAAGDEFSGIVEKVVAANPQAVEDYRAGKKGALNFIVGQVMKETRGRADPRELGRIVSECIDTSGV; via the coding sequence ATGAAGACGATCGTGGGACTTGAGATCCACGTCCAGCTCGCGACGGCGACGAAACTCTTCTGCGGGTGCTCGACGGACTACCGCGACGACGAGCCCAACACCCACTGCTGCCCCGTCTGCCTCGGCCTCCCCGGAGCACTGCCGCGCATGAACAGAAAGGCGGTCGAGTACGGACTTCGCGTCGCAAAAGCCCTCGATATGAAGGTGCCGGAGGAGTCGGAGTTCGCCCGGAAGAACTACTTCTACCCCGACCTCCCGAAAGCCTACCAGATCACCCAGTACGACAAACCGCTCGCGGTCGAAGGGACCGTCGAGATCGAGGACGACGAGGGGCACGAGAAGATCGTCCGGATCACCCGGGTACACCTCGAGGAGGACCCCGGAAGGCTCGTCCACGTCGCCGGTGCCGCGAAGTACTCGCTCGTCGATTATAACCGGTCGGGCATCCCGCTCCTTGAGATCGTCACCGAGCCCGATATGCGGTCCCCGCAGGAGGCCCGCCGGTTCCTGAACAAACTCAGGACGATCCTCGAGTACCTCGGCGTCTTCGACGGCGACCGGGAGGGCTCTCTCCGCGTGGACGCGAACATCTCGCTTGAGGGCTCACAGCGGGTCGAGGTCAAGAACATCTCCTCCTACAAGGGCGTCGAGAAGGCCCTCACCTTCGAGGTGACCCGGCAGAAGAACCTGCTCAGGCGCGGGCAGAAGGTGACGAGAGAGACCCGGCACTTCATGGAAGGGCGCGGGATCACCACCTCCGCCCGCGGCAAGGAGGAGGAGCACGACTACCGCTACTTCCCCGAGCCCGATCTCCGACCGCTCAGGGTCGCCGGATGGGTCGCGGAGATCGATCTCCCCGAACTGCCCGTCGCACGGAAGAACCGGTTCACGGCGCAGTACGGCATCTCGCTCAACCACGCCCGGACCCTGACCGGCGACCTGAAACTCGCGGACTTCTATGAGGAGGTCGCTCACGTCGACCCCGCCCTCGCCGCGACCTGGGTGGCCGACACCCTTCTTGGGGAGCTCAACTACCGCGACATGAGCATCGCCGCCGTCCCGGCCGACCGCTTCATGGAGCTTCTCGCGCTCCTCAGGGCGGACACCATCACCGATAAAGCCGGCGTCCAGGTGCTGCGGGAGATGCTCGACGCCTGCGCGGCTGGCAGCCCCTGCGAGAAGCCTGCAGATATCGTGAAGCGCGAGGGCCTCGGCAAGGCCGCGGGGGACGAGTTCTCCGGCATCGTCGAGAAGGTCGTCGCCGCAAACCCCCAGGCAGTCGAAGATTACCGGGCCGGCAAGAAGGGAGCCCTGAACTTCATCGTGGGGCAGGTGATGAAAGAGACGCGCGGCAGGGCGGACCCGCGGGAACTCGGGCGAATAGTATCCGAATGTATCGATACATCCGGGGTGTAA